In Mycolicibacterium sp. TY81, the following proteins share a genomic window:
- a CDS encoding RNA ligase family protein produces MLATLGAPPLGDRWSVEWKFDGQRASVIVTGDEVIVFSRNGSDVSGTFPELSAVGAAVGGRSVVLDGEIVALDGGGRPSFTRLQRRWPQQRRPSAELLRAVPVRLMAFDVLSVDGRDLTDESLERRREVLESLVVEESSVFTVPKAFVGVPAPDMLQIAGQHGMEGVVTKALDSPYREGRSPWWVKSPVRQTAELVVIAYAGPPGHVRALLVAGHNEAGVLEVAGQVGTGFSSAMRRQLGGLLAPIERNSPSVPNDVAAQGWRWVEPLYVGEVAFREYAPGRGLRHASWKGLREADPSQARLPG; encoded by the coding sequence ATGTTGGCAACCTTGGGCGCGCCTCCGCTAGGTGACCGATGGTCGGTGGAGTGGAAGTTCGATGGTCAGCGGGCCTCTGTGATCGTCACCGGTGATGAGGTGATCGTGTTTTCCCGCAACGGTTCTGACGTGTCTGGCACCTTTCCGGAGCTATCGGCAGTCGGGGCGGCGGTGGGCGGCCGGTCCGTGGTGTTGGACGGTGAGATCGTGGCTCTCGATGGGGGCGGGCGGCCGTCGTTCACGCGGTTGCAGCGACGCTGGCCTCAGCAGCGTCGGCCGAGTGCGGAGTTGCTGCGTGCGGTGCCGGTGCGGTTGATGGCGTTCGATGTGTTGAGTGTCGATGGGCGTGACCTGACCGATGAGTCCCTTGAGCGGCGCCGCGAGGTGCTGGAGTCGTTGGTGGTCGAGGAGTCGTCGGTTTTCACGGTGCCGAAGGCGTTCGTTGGGGTGCCGGCGCCCGACATGCTGCAGATAGCCGGCCAACACGGCATGGAGGGTGTGGTGACCAAGGCGCTGGACTCGCCGTACCGGGAGGGCCGCTCACCGTGGTGGGTGAAGAGCCCCGTCCGGCAGACCGCCGAGCTGGTGGTCATCGCCTACGCCGGTCCACCGGGACATGTCCGGGCATTGCTCGTAGCTGGGCACAATGAGGCCGGGGTCTTGGAGGTAGCCGGCCAAGTGGGCACCGGGTTCAGTTCCGCGATGCGCCGCCAACTGGGCGGGCTGTTGGCGCCAATTGAACGCAACTCCCCCAGTGTGCCCAATGATGTTGCCGCGCAGGGGTGGCGGTGGGTCGAGCCGCTATACGTCGGCGAGGTCGCGTTTCGTGAATACGCCCCGGGGAGGGGTCTACGGCACGCTTCGTGGAAGGGTCTGCGCGAGGCTGATCCGAGCCAAGCGCGGCTGCCTGGGTGA
- a CDS encoding MbcA/ParS/Xre antitoxin family protein, protein MATKKAASGRARSRHDERRRAHKSRAASEVADGCADLQEFERAADNAAAVPSKAPAARPTARVAADDPLSTHRVEYLASIFTRAQLARWIGVSPSQTSRWASGAERPGPAAAPALIDLEHVYSRARLVWGEEAARIWLESANAFLGGARPLDVLLTDGPARILEALDAEMWGGAA, encoded by the coding sequence ATGGCCACCAAGAAAGCCGCGTCGGGCCGGGCGCGGTCCCGCCACGACGAGCGGCGGCGCGCGCACAAGAGTCGCGCCGCCTCAGAGGTGGCCGATGGCTGCGCCGACCTCCAGGAATTCGAGCGCGCAGCTGACAACGCGGCTGCCGTCCCGAGCAAGGCCCCGGCGGCGCGACCAACGGCCCGTGTTGCCGCCGATGACCCGCTGTCGACGCACCGCGTCGAGTACCTGGCCAGCATCTTCACTCGCGCCCAGTTGGCCCGCTGGATCGGTGTCAGCCCATCTCAGACCTCGCGGTGGGCGTCCGGTGCGGAACGGCCCGGCCCGGCCGCCGCGCCCGCCCTCATCGACCTTGAGCACGTCTACTCGCGCGCCCGCCTGGTGTGGGGTGAGGAGGCGGCCCGTATCTGGTTGGAGAGCGCTAACGCGTTCCTCGGCGGCGCCCGGCCCCTCGATGTCCTGCTGACTGACGGGCCTGCCCGCATTCTTGAGGCGTTGGACGCTGAAATGTGGGGCGGGGCAGCTTAA
- a CDS encoding RES domain-containing protein produces MLVYRVFPYLDTAQPGQPGHPLYEHQPQRGGRADHPDYYVWYVARQAEAACGETFGNFARWTDSMLEFPAVPGSRRVLGVYELPDSLRICDLDDPHRLVDLGLRPTQVVARNLAVTSGWAHRIWSETSPAIEGRKWQGVQWWSFHRPQWTVLASWERPALVDLQPLSLSHPAMVAAATSLNRLPL; encoded by the coding sequence GTGCTGGTGTATCGCGTCTTTCCGTATCTCGATACCGCGCAGCCTGGTCAGCCTGGCCACCCGCTCTACGAGCATCAGCCGCAGCGCGGCGGCCGCGCCGACCATCCCGACTACTACGTCTGGTACGTCGCCCGCCAGGCCGAGGCCGCGTGCGGCGAAACCTTCGGCAACTTCGCCCGATGGACGGACTCGATGCTCGAGTTCCCCGCGGTACCGGGCTCCCGCCGCGTGCTGGGCGTCTACGAGCTGCCCGATAGCTTGCGCATCTGTGACCTCGACGATCCGCACCGCCTCGTCGACCTGGGCCTGCGCCCGACGCAGGTGGTGGCCCGGAATCTGGCGGTCACATCCGGGTGGGCGCACCGCATCTGGTCCGAGACCTCCCCCGCCATTGAGGGCCGGAAGTGGCAGGGGGTGCAGTGGTGGTCGTTCCACCGGCCGCAGTGGACGGTCCTGGCCAGCTGGGAGCGGCCGGCGTTGGTCGATCTGCAGCCGTTGTCCTTGTCGCACCCTGCGATGGTGGCCGCCGCCACGAGCTTGAACCGGCTGCCGCTGTAA
- a CDS encoding HipA domain-containing protein: MPASLFEVWEVSAWEVYSDETEGQEEKWWLIDPVTSRRWLFKPPVVKNGVQQGEDWAERVSTELACALGVPCARVELGVRDGRRGSMSLDLQPPGWDLQSGKLLMADADPDYQSQIKGRAGHSLERIAAALTVCDPPPSPVIPGDFGAFDVFAGYMVLDAWIANRDRHDDNWAILLPPPDSPDRLRLSDSYDQSSSLGYNVRETECTARLGRAGGVEQWARKGTAHRFEHDLTIGPPTLVEHAIAALQMCRPLVRRFWLDKLEAVSNDDAAAVLDRVPELSDPCRTFALEVLKINRERLINASRDI, translated from the coding sequence GTGCCGGCGTCGCTGTTCGAGGTGTGGGAGGTCTCGGCGTGGGAGGTCTACAGCGACGAAACCGAAGGCCAGGAAGAGAAGTGGTGGCTGATCGACCCGGTGACCTCGCGGCGGTGGCTGTTCAAACCTCCGGTGGTCAAAAACGGTGTCCAGCAGGGGGAGGACTGGGCCGAGAGGGTGAGCACCGAACTCGCGTGTGCTCTCGGGGTCCCCTGCGCCCGGGTCGAGCTGGGTGTTCGTGACGGTCGCCGCGGCTCGATGTCGCTTGACTTGCAGCCGCCGGGCTGGGATCTGCAGTCCGGAAAACTGCTGATGGCCGACGCCGATCCCGACTATCAGAGCCAGATCAAAGGCCGCGCCGGGCACTCGCTGGAGCGGATCGCCGCCGCCCTGACCGTCTGCGACCCGCCGCCGAGCCCCGTGATTCCCGGCGATTTCGGCGCGTTCGACGTGTTCGCGGGCTACATGGTTCTGGATGCGTGGATCGCCAACCGCGACCGGCACGACGACAACTGGGCCATTCTGCTGCCGCCACCGGACAGCCCCGACCGACTCCGCCTGTCCGACTCGTACGACCAGTCCAGCAGTTTGGGCTACAACGTCCGCGAAACCGAATGCACAGCCAGGCTGGGCCGTGCCGGCGGCGTCGAACAATGGGCCCGCAAGGGCACGGCGCACCGCTTCGAGCACGATCTGACCATCGGCCCGCCAACACTCGTCGAGCACGCCATAGCGGCGCTCCAGATGTGTCGACCCCTGGTCAGGCGGTTTTGGCTGGATAAACTGGAGGCCGTAAGCAACGATGACGCGGCAGCCGTCCTCGATCGCGTACCGGAATTGTCGGACCCGTGTCGTACGTTTGCTCTCGAAGTACTGAAAATCAATCGAGAAAGGCTGATCAATGCGAGCCGGGACATCTAG
- a CDS encoding RES family NAD+ phosphorylase yields MSRPRQERALGSPPADLAGFPKWRLRPNFVLRRAHRAGLSPWWFSSDLSGRFDLVSPSGTCYLATDVSTALRERFGHDLVEQGTVSFKFAAQTEVSALMVPAGRWVADCCHDDAARFGLTRELGTCALYELPQGWAMALHGGGHHGLRYQTRFTTGPRPNAVALFDDGGVHDWPVDPAPLGGVQACTDAGIEVADLPTRAQLRVIEPPEGK; encoded by the coding sequence ATGAGCCGGCCGCGTCAGGAACGGGCTCTGGGTAGTCCGCCGGCAGACCTCGCAGGGTTTCCGAAGTGGCGGCTGCGTCCGAACTTCGTGTTGAGGCGGGCGCACCGCGCTGGCCTGTCCCCGTGGTGGTTTTCTTCCGATCTGTCGGGCCGGTTTGACCTGGTGAGCCCGTCCGGCACGTGCTATCTGGCAACGGACGTGAGCACGGCGCTGCGGGAGAGGTTCGGCCACGACTTGGTCGAGCAGGGCACGGTGTCGTTCAAGTTCGCCGCCCAGACGGAAGTGTCCGCGTTGATGGTGCCGGCCGGGCGGTGGGTTGCCGACTGTTGCCATGATGACGCTGCGCGGTTCGGTCTCACGCGCGAGCTGGGAACGTGCGCTCTCTACGAGCTGCCGCAGGGGTGGGCGATGGCACTGCACGGTGGCGGGCACCATGGTTTGCGTTATCAGACTCGGTTCACTACCGGTCCGCGTCCGAACGCGGTGGCGTTGTTCGATGACGGCGGGGTGCACGATTGGCCGGTCGATCCCGCGCCGCTGGGTGGGGTGCAGGCCTGCACCGATGCCGGAATTGAGGTCGCGGACCTGCCCACGCGGGCGCAGCTGCGGGTCATCGAGCCGCCCGAAGGCAAGTAG
- the tnpB gene encoding IS607 family element RNA-guided endonuclease TnpB has product MGEKFTVPEGWVLQAYQFALDPSAAQAAMLESHAGGARFAYNTMLRAVKANLGQRDAERSYGVADTDLTPTLSWSFQSLRNDFNRRKHTVAVREDGTPWWQENSKEVYANAVKNLSLALKNWGDSRTGARKGPRMGFPGFKSKRSTRAFAFTTGTIRIEPDRHHVTLPRLGRLRTHESTRKLARRLEAGTARILKATVRHEHGRWLVSLTCVVERTTQRPAHIKALAPVIGVDLGVKDLIVAATPDGRQLLRQHAPRELRHASRQLRALQRKASRQLGPWDPAAKARREPSNAWRRTQQLIAAQHTRVANLRRDRLHKLTTHLAQSFEVIGTETLAVKNMMAAGGARKRGLNRAVADAGLGEFLRQIAYKTTWYGSVHVKADRWYPSSKTCSGCGSVKTKLNLSERTYVCDNNDCGLVIDRDLNAAINLARLARAEQSACFDRGGADRKTTASAAQVAVKPQSSNGSASPQGEAA; this is encoded by the coding sequence ATGGGCGAGAAGTTCACCGTGCCTGAGGGGTGGGTGCTGCAGGCATACCAGTTCGCGCTGGACCCTAGCGCGGCGCAAGCCGCGATGTTGGAATCGCATGCTGGCGGAGCCAGGTTCGCCTACAACACGATGCTGCGCGCGGTGAAGGCGAACCTGGGCCAGCGGGATGCGGAACGGTCCTACGGTGTCGCCGATACTGATCTCACTCCGACCTTGTCGTGGTCGTTCCAATCGCTGCGCAACGACTTCAATCGCCGCAAGCACACCGTCGCGGTGCGCGAGGACGGGACGCCGTGGTGGCAGGAGAACTCAAAAGAGGTGTACGCCAACGCCGTTAAGAACCTGTCGCTGGCGTTGAAGAACTGGGGAGACTCCCGCACGGGGGCGCGCAAAGGCCCACGTATGGGGTTCCCGGGCTTCAAGTCCAAGAGGTCAACTCGAGCGTTCGCCTTCACCACCGGAACGATCCGCATCGAGCCGGACCGCCACCACGTGACGCTGCCACGGCTGGGCCGCCTGCGCACCCACGAGTCAACGCGCAAGCTCGCCCGCCGCCTTGAGGCGGGCACCGCGCGGATCCTCAAAGCCACCGTGCGGCACGAGCATGGGCGATGGCTGGTGAGTTTGACCTGCGTCGTCGAACGCACCACGCAACGGCCCGCGCACATCAAGGCGCTGGCACCGGTGATCGGTGTCGATCTCGGTGTCAAAGACCTGATCGTCGCGGCCACCCCCGACGGGCGCCAACTGTTGCGACAGCACGCTCCGCGCGAACTGCGGCACGCTTCGCGGCAGCTGCGTGCGTTGCAGCGCAAAGCATCCCGCCAACTCGGGCCGTGGGACCCCGCTGCCAAAGCCAGGCGTGAGCCCTCGAACGCGTGGCGCCGCACACAACAGCTCATCGCTGCGCAGCACACGCGGGTGGCCAACCTGCGACGCGACCGGCTGCACAAACTGACCACCCACCTCGCACAGTCCTTCGAGGTGATCGGTACCGAGACCCTCGCGGTGAAGAACATGATGGCCGCCGGCGGCGCCCGCAAACGGGGTTTGAACCGTGCGGTCGCTGATGCTGGTTTGGGTGAGTTTCTGCGTCAGATCGCCTACAAGACAACGTGGTACGGGTCAGTTCACGTTAAGGCCGACCGGTGGTATCCAAGCTCGAAGACATGTTCTGGTTGCGGTTCGGTGAAAACCAAGCTGAACCTGTCAGAACGCACCTATGTCTGCGACAACAACGACTGTGGCCTGGTGATCGATCGTGATCTCAACGCCGCGATCAACCTCGCGCGCCTAGCGCGAGCGGAGCAGAGTGCCTGCTTCGACAGGGGTGGAGCCGACCGTAAGACGACCGCTTCGGCGGCGCAGGTGGCTGTGAAACCTCAATCCAGCAATGGAAGCGCCTCACCGCAAGGCGAGGCTGCCTAA